The following are encoded together in the Bacteroidota bacterium genome:
- the lysS gene encoding lysine--tRNA ligase: MELNEQELLRRQKIDQLRELGIEPFPAELFEVNASTVNILENYTPEKAGEFKDISIAGRVMMVRDMGKAAFAVLQDSKGKIQIYVNRDEICPGEDKTLYNPVFKKLVDIGDIIGVKGHVFTTQTGEISIHVTEFKFLSKAIKSLPIVKEKDGEVFDAFNDPEQRYRMRYVDLIVNPHVRETFIKRTKLMNTMRQYLNEKGYLEVETPILQPMYGGAAARPFKTHHNTLDMTLYLRIANELYLKRLIVGGYDGVYEFSKDFRNEGMSRFHNPEFTQIELYVAYKDYYWMMDLVEEMVEQIALNLHGTTEVVCGPNVINFKRPWKRYTMYGAIQEFTGVDVSKMTEEEMAAAARNMGIHIDSTMGRGKIIDEIFGAKVEPLLIQPTFIMDYPVEMSPLAKKHRTEPGLVERFEAICNGKEICNSFSELNDPIDQRQRFEEQLELGKRGDEEAMVLDEDFLRALEYGMPPTAGLGIGIDRLSMIMTNSNSIQDVLFFPQMRPEKKETEVELTADEKLVLDILKKHNTMSLADLKEAAALSGKKWDTAIKGLTKHNVAKVVKTDTSLDVELV, translated from the coding sequence ATGGAATTAAACGAACAGGAACTTTTACGCAGGCAAAAGATTGACCAATTGCGTGAGTTGGGGATTGAACCCTTCCCTGCTGAACTTTTTGAGGTAAACGCCTCAACTGTAAACATTTTAGAAAACTACACCCCTGAGAAGGCCGGTGAGTTTAAGGACATATCAATAGCCGGCCGCGTAATGATGGTACGCGATATGGGTAAGGCTGCTTTTGCTGTTTTGCAAGACAGTAAGGGTAAGATACAGATATATGTGAACCGTGATGAGATTTGCCCCGGTGAGGATAAAACCTTGTATAATCCTGTTTTTAAGAAACTGGTGGATATTGGGGATATTATTGGGGTAAAGGGCCATGTGTTTACCACACAAACAGGCGAAATATCAATACACGTTACTGAGTTTAAGTTTTTGAGCAAGGCAATAAAATCATTGCCGATTGTAAAAGAAAAAGACGGTGAGGTGTTTGATGCTTTTAACGACCCTGAGCAACGCTACCGTATGCGCTATGTGGATTTGATTGTAAACCCACACGTGCGCGAAACGTTTATAAAACGTACCAAACTGATGAACACCATGCGCCAATACCTGAACGAAAAAGGGTATTTGGAGGTAGAAACGCCCATTTTGCAGCCTATGTACGGTGGTGCCGCAGCTCGTCCGTTTAAAACCCACCACAACACTTTGGATATGACGCTATACCTGCGCATAGCCAACGAGTTGTACTTGAAACGCCTGATTGTAGGCGGCTATGACGGTGTGTATGAGTTTTCGAAAGACTTCCGTAACGAGGGGATGAGCCGTTTCCACAATCCTGAGTTTACCCAGATTGAGTTGTACGTTGCGTATAAAGACTACTACTGGATGATGGACTTGGTTGAAGAGATGGTAGAGCAAATTGCGCTGAACCTGCACGGCACTACTGAGGTAGTTTGCGGACCAAACGTTATAAACTTTAAACGTCCTTGGAAACGCTACACCATGTACGGTGCTATACAAGAGTTTACCGGTGTTGATGTGAGCAAAATGACCGAAGAGGAAATGGCTGCGGCAGCTCGCAACATGGGTATTCATATCGACAGCACTATGGGCAGGGGTAAAATTATTGATGAGATTTTTGGTGCTAAAGTAGAACCGCTTTTGATACAGCCTACTTTCATCATGGATTACCCTGTAGAAATGTCGCCACTGGCAAAAAAACACCGCACCGAGCCCGGCTTGGTGGAACGTTTTGAAGCAATATGTAACGGCAAAGAGATTTGCAACAGCTTTAGCGAATTGAACGACCCGATTGACCAACGCCAACGCTTTGAAGAGCAATTGGAACTGGGCAAACGCGGTGATGAAGAAGCAATGGTGCTTGACGAGGACTTCCTTCGTGCGCTTGAATACGGTATGCCGCCAACAGCAGGTTTGGGTATTGGTATCGACCGTTTGAGTATGATTATGACCAACTCAAACTCTATTCAAGACGTGTTGTTCTTCCCTCAAATGCGCCCTGAGAAGAAAGAAACGGAAGTAGAATTAACTGCTGATGAAAAGCTGGTGCTTGACATTTTGAAAAAACACAACACCATGTCTTTGGCTGATTTGAAAGAAGCAGCAGCACTTAGCGGCAAAAAGTGGGACACTGCCATTAAAGGCCTTACCAAACACAACGTTGCCAAGGTGGTAAAAACCGACACATCGTTAGATGTTGAATTGGTTTAA
- a CDS encoding tail-specific protease: MLKKFFVALGAFWIIAASAQQDSTSLSSLNLQPMPRHQQISQVVTGLLNSEAYHKVEIDDELSKKVFKEYLAAVDYTRSFFLQSDIDRFAKDELKLDNYLQDGKLAFAYDVYNTFLMRAEDRIAFTRTLLEDSMDFSANDSFEVDRETSPWSASKSEWDKLWTNKIKYECLSMIATGKDWKSTSDVVRKRYDNYERQLKKMKSEDVYDIFMNSFTTIIDPHTNYFSPRVAEDFNIGSSLSLEGIGATLQTEGEYTKVREVVKGGPADLSGKVLANDRIVAVAQGDTGEFVDVLGWRIDDVVSLIRGKKGTVVRLKIIDAKAAVTDKNKEVRIVRDKIKLEDQAAKGEIQEIKRGKTTYKAGVIKLPSFYYDFQGAKSGDKSFKSTSFDVKMIIDSLTKIGIDGLVIDLRNNGGGALLEAIKLTGLFIKNGPVVEVKYTDGKIDVESDNDPSIAYSGPLVVLVNRFSASASEIFAAAIQDYGRGIIVGEQTHGKGTVQTVADLNPYLFLPKGENAGQLKITMAKFYRVNGSSTQIKGVIPDVALPSLYASKEFGEDESPYALPWDQIKGADYTKTADLSAKRSQLVEAHNNRMKKNNAYKFLLEDVTSVEIARNRRYVSVQFETYKREIDKNEKEKKAREAQIEKLEKDGNYQKDLILREGLEVLLDFKLIKS, translated from the coding sequence ATGTTGAAGAAATTTTTTGTAGCCCTCGGGGCCTTTTGGATAATTGCTGCCAGTGCACAGCAAGATAGCACTTCCCTATCATCACTAAACCTGCAACCTATGCCCCGCCACCAGCAAATCAGTCAGGTGGTAACAGGATTGCTTAACAGTGAAGCATATCACAAAGTTGAAATTGATGATGAGTTGAGCAAAAAAGTATTTAAAGAATACCTTGCTGCCGTTGATTACACTCGCAGCTTCTTCTTACAAAGCGATATTGACAGGTTTGCAAAAGATGAACTAAAGCTTGATAACTACCTGCAAGACGGTAAACTGGCATTTGCATACGATGTTTACAATACCTTTTTAATGCGTGCCGAAGACCGCATTGCCTTTACCCGCACGTTGCTTGAAGACTCGATGGACTTTAGTGCCAACGACTCGTTTGAGGTGGATCGGGAAACATCGCCTTGGAGTGCTAGCAAAAGTGAGTGGGATAAATTATGGACGAACAAGATTAAATACGAATGCCTTAGCATGATTGCTACCGGTAAAGACTGGAAAAGCACTTCGGATGTAGTGCGTAAACGTTACGATAACTACGAAAGACAATTGAAGAAAATGAAAAGCGAGGACGTATATGATATTTTCATGAACTCGTTTACTACCATCATAGACCCTCATACCAACTATTTCTCTCCGCGCGTTGCCGAAGACTTTAATATCGGCTCATCGCTTTCTTTAGAAGGTATCGGAGCTACCCTGCAAACCGAAGGCGAATACACCAAAGTGCGCGAGGTAGTAAAAGGCGGCCCTGCCGACCTTAGCGGCAAAGTACTGGCCAACGACCGCATTGTGGCCGTTGCACAAGGTGATACAGGCGAGTTTGTAGATGTGTTGGGCTGGCGAATAGACGACGTAGTATCTTTAATCCGCGGTAAAAAAGGCACCGTTGTCCGTCTTAAAATTATTGACGCAAAAGCTGCCGTAACAGATAAAAATAAAGAAGTACGCATAGTACGTGATAAAATTAAACTTGAAGACCAAGCTGCTAAAGGCGAGATACAAGAAATTAAACGCGGTAAAACCACCTACAAAGCAGGGGTGATAAAATTGCCCTCGTTTTATTATGATTTCCAAGGAGCAAAATCGGGCGACAAAAGTTTCAAAAGCACCAGCTTTGATGTAAAAATGATTATAGACAGTCTTACCAAAATCGGCATCGACGGTTTAGTAATTGACTTGCGTAACAACGGTGGCGGTGCGCTATTGGAAGCCATAAAACTTACGGGACTGTTTATCAAAAACGGCCCTGTGGTAGAGGTGAAATACACTGATGGCAAAATTGATGTTGAATCTGACAACGACCCAAGCATAGCTTACAGCGGACCGTTGGTAGTATTGGTAAACCGCTTTAGTGCCAGTGCATCAGAAATTTTTGCAGCAGCCATCCAAGATTATGGTCGCGGTATCATAGTAGGTGAACAAACACACGGTAAAGGCACTGTACAAACAGTTGCCGACCTTAATCCTTATTTGTTTCTTCCCAAAGGTGAAAATGCAGGACAGTTAAAGATAACTATGGCAAAATTCTATCGTGTAAACGGCAGCAGTACCCAAATAAAAGGAGTAATCCCTGACGTGGCTTTACCCAGCTTGTATGCAAGCAAAGAGTTTGGCGAAGACGAAAGCCCATACGCTTTGCCTTGGGATCAAATTAAGGGCGCTGATTATACCAAAACAGCCGACCTTTCAGCCAAACGCAGCCAATTGGTTGAAGCGCATAACAACCGTATGAAGAAGAACAACGCCTACAAGTTTTTACTTGAAGACGTAACATCAGTTGAAATTGCGCGTAACCGCCGCTATGTAAGCGTGCAGTTTGAAACCTACAAGCGTGAAATAGACAAAAACGAAAAAGAGAAAAAAGCCCGTGAAGCACAGATTGAGAAACTTGAAAAAGACGGCAACTACCAAAAAGATTTAATCCTGCGCGAAGGTCTTGAGGTGTTGCTTGACTTTAAACTAATCAAGTCATAA
- a CDS encoding DUF4159 domain-containing protein, with protein MKLKHITLLLITFIVFSSLAPPPSFKIARLKYGGGGDWYANKTSLPNLIRFCNNNLDMNIDPDEATAEPGSAEIFNYPFIHMTGHGNFVFTDQEAENLRNYLMGGGFLHIDDNYGLDPYVRPQMKKVFPDLDFVELPFSHPIYHQKYNFPNGLPKIHEHDNKPPQGFGLLYEGRLVCFYTYECDLGNGWEDAGVHNDSEEKRQKALQMGANMLQFAFTQ; from the coding sequence ATGAAACTAAAGCACATCACGCTACTGCTGATAACTTTTATAGTATTCTCTTCGTTGGCTCCTCCCCCGTCGTTTAAAATCGCACGGCTAAAATATGGAGGCGGCGGCGATTGGTATGCCAACAAAACTTCGTTGCCCAATCTTATCCGTTTTTGCAATAACAATCTGGATATGAATATCGACCCTGACGAGGCAACGGCTGAACCCGGCAGTGCTGAGATTTTCAATTACCCTTTTATACACATGACCGGCCACGGAAACTTTGTGTTTACCGACCAAGAGGCCGAAAATTTACGCAACTACCTAATGGGGGGCGGCTTTTTGCACATTGATGACAACTACGGCTTAGACCCTTATGTTCGCCCGCAAATGAAAAAAGTATTTCCTGATTTGGATTTTGTAGAGCTGCCATTTAGCCATCCTATTTATCATCAGAAATATAATTTCCCCAACGGGTTGCCTAAAATACACGAACACGATAACAAACCGCCGCAAGGCTTCGGGTTGTTGTATGAGGGACGTTTGGTATGCTTTTACACTTACGAGTGTGATTTGGGCAACGGCTGGGAAGATGCCGGAGTGCACAATGATAGCGAAGAAAAGCGCCAAAAAGCCCTGCAAATGGGTGCTAATATGCTACAGTTTGCCTTTACACAGTAG
- a CDS encoding 16S rRNA (uracil(1498)-N(3))-methyltransferase, producing MQLFYSPNIQNNTIRIEDEEFHHLKVLRKAVGSELAVTDGKGNLFSARITEIAKHHCLAEIENTTHVEPPTHQLHVVVAPTKNIDRIEWLVEKLTEIGVAKISFIQCTHSERKVLKTERLNKIALSAMKQSLQFYLPQLNELQTFDDFIKATPQNTNLFMGYCETENTQHLLSQPFTYQNSVILIGPEGDFSPAEVQAAQKAGFEAISLGANRLRTETAAMVAATLINAKFEVNP from the coding sequence ATGCAGCTTTTTTACTCACCTAACATTCAAAATAATACAATACGGATAGAGGATGAAGAGTTTCATCACCTGAAAGTATTGCGTAAAGCGGTAGGCAGCGAACTTGCCGTAACCGATGGTAAGGGAAATTTATTTAGTGCCCGCATTACTGAAATTGCCAAGCACCATTGCCTTGCCGAAATTGAAAACACAACACACGTTGAGCCTCCTACACATCAACTGCACGTTGTTGTGGCACCCACCAAAAATATTGACCGTATTGAGTGGCTGGTTGAAAAACTAACCGAGATTGGCGTGGCTAAAATCAGTTTTATACAATGCACCCACTCTGAACGTAAGGTGCTTAAAACTGAGCGATTAAACAAAATTGCGCTTTCGGCCATGAAACAATCGTTGCAGTTTTACTTACCCCAGTTAAATGAGCTACAAACTTTTGATGATTTTATAAAGGCAACTCCGCAAAATACCAACCTGTTTATGGGGTATTGCGAAACCGAAAACACACAACACTTGCTTTCCCAACCGTTTACTTATCAAAACTCAGTGATATTAATAGGACCCGAAGGGGATTTTAGCCCCGCCGAGGTACAAGCTGCACAAAAAGCAGGTTTTGAGGCGATATCGTTGGGGGCAAACCGTTTGCGCACTGAAACTGCCGCAATGGTTGCTGCTACACTCATAAATGCTAAATTTGAAGTTAACCCATGA